One window of Drosophila busckii strain San Diego stock center, stock number 13000-0081.31 chromosome 3L, ASM1175060v1, whole genome shotgun sequence genomic DNA carries:
- the LOC108600685 gene encoding transcription factor 25 translates to MSARMLKKLQGDTDKLGPPPDDDEYDNDHLTDNDELNPIKNPFDLLNQQSLSESEFKEDDNETEHPSAANAAQSTAVAKKKKKKRKKKKSSNNHISSEDNERQDDYFRKGDPLVGKHNEVPKQLEKQVASSSASKKLLSVELRHLNQQNEMRRTFGKRVVKVENKRGRPKTTLKSTYIITAKDSWPPLTKNIITMKLVPSPDTPMCSKGADDQWFTFQHSQYYQGVQHMFLSALERIDSEFLITLIKRCPYHVDSLIQLSEVCKMTEDFALASELIERALLLLESSLHINFSLTSGSSRLDYRHQENRSFFIVLFKHAQYLEERACCRTAFEICKLVLSLQPEQDPLAMVLVIDYYALRSKQHAWLVDYYEQYNTTRNLAQLPNMAYSYALALYLTQGDCERANEMLQFALLMFPGVLRPLLDEMSVQTDKRVLACAYFYPDVSGNQSPALHQLVCLYVCRAKIVWRQNDVLSWLERNVNAVLDRIDAKDPIVQDCKDKRILRYGGTPPRPILRHVILSDYKEKVPLAIFVSKERQAIMTYDPLPPADTVNFYQQQSSSSSSPTSNTNNSVSMFFQSLLPTFNLQQMQQAEAVNDGAPGAAAAPAPDGAGEEPGLQQSLNQIMTGMYEFLQNFRITEHLRAPDAAVPQSPSSSNDDEEEDEESSDYVD, encoded by the exons ATGTCCGCACGTATGCTCAAGAAGCTGCAGGGCGACACAGACAAGCTTGGACCGCCGCCCGACGATGATGAATACGACAATGATCATCTCACAGATAATGACGAGCTAAATCCGATTAAGAATCCCTTTGATTTG CTTAACCAACAGAGTTTGTCAGAAAGCGAATTCAAGGAAGACGACAACGAGACGGAGCACCCATCGGCGGCTAATGCAGCGCAGAGCACTGCCGTAgctaagaaaaagaaaaagaagcgCAAGAAGAAAAAGTCATCCAATAATCACATTAGCAGCGAGGACAACGAACGTCAGGATGATTATTTTAGAAAAGGAGATCCATTGGTGGGAAAGCATAATGAAGTGCCCAAGCAGCTTGAAAAGCAAGTCGCCTCAAGTTCGGCCAGCAAGAAACTATTGTCGGTAGAGCTGCGTCATCTCAATCAACAGAACGAGATGCGACGTACCTTTGGCAAGCGTGTGGTAAAAGTGGA aaaCAAACGGGGACGTCCTAAGACCACACTTAAATCCACCTATATAATAACTGCCAAAGATTCCTGGCCCCCACTAACCAAAAACATTATAACCATGAAGTTGGTACCCTCACCGGATACACCTATGTGCTCCAAAGGTGCTGATGACCAATGGTTTACCTTTCAGCATAGTCAGTACTATCAGGGTGTGCAACATATGTTTCTGTCGGCGCTGGAGCGCATCGATTCCGAGTTTTTAATAACGCTCATCAAACGCTGTCCTTACCATGTCGACTCGCTAATTCAACTTAGCGAAGTATGTAAGATGACAGAGGATTTTGCGCTTGCCTCCGAGCTAATCGAACgcgcactgctgctgttggaatCGTCGCTGCACATTAACTTTAGTCTGACGTCGGGCAGTTCGCGCTTAGACTATCGCCATCAAGAAAATCGGTCCTTTTTTATTGTGCTCTTTAAACATGCACAGTATCTGGAGGAACGCGCCTGTTGCCGCACCGCCTTTGAAATTTGCAAGCTAGTGCTTAGCCTTCAGCCGGAACAGGATCCTTTGGCCATGGTGTTGGTTATTGATTACTATGCGCTGCGCAGCAAGCAACACGCTTGGCTTGTAGACTATTATGAGCAATACAATACCACACGCAATCTTGCCCAGCTGCCCAACATGGCCTATTCTTATGCACTAGCACTCTACCTAACGCAAGGTGACTGTGAGCGCGCCAATgaaatgctgcaatttgctttgcttatgttTCCAGGTGTGCTGCGTCCGCTGCTTGACGAAATGTCTGTACAGACCGACAAGCGCGTACTCGCCTGTGCCTATTTTTACCCTGATGTCTCCGGCAA TCAATCACCTGCTTTGCATCAGCTAgtctgtttgtatgtgtgccgTGCCAAGATTGTATGGCGCCAGAATGATGTACTCAGCTGGTTAGAGCGTAATGTCAACGCTGTGCTGGATCGCATTGATGCAAAAGATCCTATAGTTCAGGATTGCAAGGATAAACGTATATTGCGCTATGGCGGGACACCACCACGTCCCATCTTACGACATGTTATACTCTCGGACTACAAGGAAAAAGTACCCTTGGCTATCTTTGTATCCAAAGAACGTCAAGCAATTATGACATACGATCCGTTGCCTCCCGCCGACACCGTCAATTTCTATCAACA GCAATCATCTTCCTCCAGTAGTCCAaccagcaacaccaacaactcTGTATCTATGTTTTTCCAGTCGCTGTTGCCCACATTTaacttgcagcaaatgcagcaggcaGAAGCTGTAAATGATGGTGCTCcgggcgctgcagctgcacctGCACCAGATGGAGCAGGAGAag AACCTGGACTACAGCAGTCGCTCAATCAGATCATGACCGGCATGTACGAGTTTTTACAAAACTTCCGTATTACGGAGCATTTGCGAGCTCCGGACGCAGCTGTACCCCAATCGCCGAGCAGTAGTAACGACGACGAAGAAGAGGATGAGGAATCTAGCGATTATGTGGATTAA
- the LOC108600686 gene encoding actin-related protein 3: MTGRLPACVIDVGTGYSKLGFAGNKEPQFIIPSAIAIKESARVGDTNTRRITKGIEDLDFFIGDEAFDATGYSIKYPVRHGLVEDWDLMERFLEQCIFKYLRAEPEDHYFLLTEPPLNTPENREYTAEIMFETFNVPGLYIAVQAVLALAASWASRSAEERTLTGIVVDSGDGVTHVIPVAEGYVIGSCIKHIPIAGRNITSFIQSLLREREVGIPPEQSLETAKAIKEKHCYICPDIAKEFAKYDAEPSKWIRNFTGQNTVTQQPFSVDVGYERFLGPEIFFHPEFSNPDFTIPLSEIVDNVIQNCPIDVRRPLYNNIVLSGGSTMFKDFGRRLQRDIKRSVDTRLRISENLSEGRIKPKPIDVQVITHHMQRYAVWFGGSMLASTPEFYQVCHTKAAYEEYGPSICRHNPVFGTMT, from the exons ATGACAGGCAGGCTACCGGCATGCGTAATTGATGTGGGCACCGG ataCTCTAAATTGGGATTTGCTGGCAACAAGGAGCCACAATTCATTATTCCATCGGCAATTGCGATTAAGGAGTCGGCACGCGTGGGCGACACTAATACGCGCCGCATCACAAAAGGCATTGAGGATTTAGACTTTTTTATAGGCGATGAAGCCTTTGATGCCACTGGTTACTCTATCAAA TATCCTGTACGTCATGGTCTTGTGGAAGATTGGGATCTTATGGAGCGTTTTCTGGAGCAGTGTATATTCAAGTATCTGCGGGCCGAGCCTGAAGATCATTACTTTTTGCTTACCGAGCCGCCACTAAATACCCCTGAAAACCGTGAATATACGGCTGAGATTATGTTTGAAACCTTTAATGTGCCTGGTCTCTATATAGCGGTGCAGGCAGTGCTTGCACTGGCCGCCAGCTGGGCTTCGCGTTCTGCTGAAGAGCGCACACTCACAGGCATTGTAGTGGATAGCGGTGATGGTGTGACACACGTCATACCCGTG GCTGAGGGCTATGTGATTGGCTCTTGCATCAAGCATATACCGATAGCAGGTCGCAATATTACTTCTTTTATACAAAGTTTGTTGCGTGAACGCGAGGTGGGCATACCGCCCGAACAGAGTTTAGAGACAGCGAAAGCCATAAAGGAGAAACACTGCTACATCTGTCCAGACATTGCCAAAGAGTTTGCTAAGTATGATGCGGAGCCTAGCAAGTGGATACGCAACTTTACAGGCCAAAATACGGTTACGCAGCAACCATTCAGCGTTGATGTGGGCTACGAGCGCTTCCTTGGTCCAGAGATATTCTTTCATCCAGAATTCTCGAATCCTGACTTCACCATACCGCTCTCCGAAATCGTTGACAATGTCATACAAAACTGCCCCATTGATGTGCGTCGACCACTTTACAACAATATTGTGCTAAGCGGCGGCTCCACAATGTTTAAGGACTTTGGACGTCGTCTGCAGCGTGATATAAAACGTTCCGTAGACACTCGCTTGCGCATCAGCGAGAATTTATCCGAGGGACGTATTAAG CCAAAACCCATTGATGTGCAGGTGATTACCCATCACATGCAACGCTATGCCGTCTGGTTTGGAGGCAGCATGCTGGCTTCAACG CCCGAATTCTATCAGGTGTGTCACACAAAGGCTGCTTATGAGGAATACGGACCCAGCATTTGTCGTCATAATCCCGTATTTGGCACAATGACATAA
- the LOC108600947 gene encoding importin-7 isoform X1 — MEAQKLTELLRATIDPNPEQRKAAEDQLAQIHKIIGFVPTILQIVMQTTLEQPVRQAGAVYLKNLINSSWSDHETKPGEPIPFSIHEQDRAMIRSAIVDAIVHAPELIRVQLSVCVNTLIKADFPGRWPQVVDNISIYLQNPDVNGWNGALLTMYQLVKTYEYKRFEERTPLNEAMNLLLPMIYQLMMQLLNDQSEQSVLLQKQILKIYYALTQYSLPLELITKEIFSQWMEICRQIADRAVPDCTHLDDDERTEFPYWKTKKWALHIMVRMFERYGSPSNVVSEKYQKFAEWYLPTFSSGVLEVMLKILDQYRNRVYVSPRVLTDVLNYIKIAVSHAYTWKLIKPHMVAVIQDVVFPIMSFTDSDQELWESDPYEYIRLKFDIFEDYATPVPAAQSLLHSVCKKRKGILPKAMATIMQIITSPNADNKQKDGALHMIGTLADVLLKKEVYRDQVESMLTTYVFPEFQNPAGHMRARACWVLHYFCDVQIKNPQVLAETMRLTTNALLTDKELPVKVEAAIGLQMFLSSQDEAPRYVESQIKEITKELLTIIRETENEDLTNVMQKIVCTFTEQLLPVATEICQHLATTFSQVLESEEGSDEKAITAMGLLNTIETLLSVMEEHPDVLLNLHPIVINVVGHIFQHNITDFYEETFSLVYDLTAKSISSEMWQMLELIYQVFKKDGVDYFIDIMPALHNYVTVDTPAFLSNPNRLLAILDMCKTMLTNNPGEDPECHAAKLMEVIILQCKGQIDSVIHMFVELALSRLTREVQSSELRTMCLQVVIAALYYNPQLLLSILDKMSQPNNEPISSHFIKQWLHDTDCFLGIHDRKLCVLGLCTLISLGDAKPQVLSEVAVKIVPALILLFDGLKRAYESRAQEEEEEEEDEDNDDCEEALSSDEDEMDDMAPNYLDKLADFAKTKGTAAGFEVKAELKDDDEDSDDEAEESVGDLNETGLETFTTPIDDEENDSAIDEYWTFKEVITALSAQDQVWYSLLTSNLTPDQAKALQEVVVTADQRKAAKESKLIEKQGGFAFPQTTVPSSFKFGS, encoded by the exons ATGGAGGCACAAAAATTGACAGAACTGTTGCGCGCGACCATTGATCCGAATCCTGAGCAAAGGAAAGCGGCAGAGGATCAATTGGCACAA ATACACAAAATTATTGGCTTTGTGCCCACCATATTGCAAATAGTAATGCAAACAACACTGGAGCAGCCGGTGCGTCAAGCTGGTGCTGTCTATTTGAAGAATCtgatcaacagcagctggtCGGATCATGAAACGAAACCGGGTGAGCCTATACCTTTCTCCATACACGAGCAAGATAGAGCCATGATACGTAGCGCCATTGTGGATGCCATTGTGCATGCACCCGAATTGATCAG GGTGCAACTCTCTGTCTGCGTTAATACCCTCATCAAGGCCGATTTTCCTGGTCGATGGCCCCAGGTGGTAGATAACATTAGCATTTATCTACAAAATCCGGATGTAAATGGCTGGAATGGCGCCTTGCTTACCATGTATCAGTTGGTCAAGACCTATGAATATAAACGATTTGAAGAGCGCACACCATTGAACGAAGCAATGAATCTACTGTTGCCCATGATTTATCAGCTGATGATGCAGCTGCTTAATGATCAATCGGAGCAATCAGtgctgctgcaaaagcaaatactcAAAATCTATTATGCGCTTACACAATACAGTCTGCCATTGGAACTCATTACAAAGGAGATCTTCTCGCAGTGGATGGAGATTTGTCGTCAGATTGCGGACCGTGCTGTGCCTGATTGCACGCATCTGGATGACGATGAGCGCACCGAGTTTCCCTACTGGAAGACCAAAAAATGGGCACTACACATTATGGTGCGCATGTTTGAGCG ctatggAAGTCCCAGCAATGTGGTTAGCGAAAAGTATCAAAAGTTTGCCGAATGGTATCTACCCACATTTAGCTCGGGTGTGCTGGAAGTGATGCTTAAGATACTAGATCAGTATCGCAATCGTGTCTATGTGTCACCACGTGTGCTGACCGACGTTCTCAACTATATCAAGATTGC TGTGAGCCATGCCTACACCTGGAAACTCATCAAGCCACATATGGTGGCTGTCATACAGGATGTCGTCTTTCCGATTATGTCGTTTACGGACTCCGATCAGGAGCTCTGGGAGAGCGATCCGTATGAATATATACGCCTCAAGTTTGATATCTTTGAAGATTATGCTACACCTGTGCCAGCAGCGCAATCACTGCTGCATTCGGTCTGCAAGAAGCGGAAGGGCATACTGCCAAAGGCCATGGCCACCATTATGCAGATCATTACCTCACCAAATGCAGATAATAAGCAAAAGGATGGTGCATTGCATATGATTGGCACCCTGGCCGATGTGCTGCTTAAGAAGGAAGTGTATCGTGATCAGGTGGAATCTATGCTAACCACATATGTGTTTCCGGAATTCCAGAATCCGGCGGGTCATATGCGTGCGCGTGCATGCTGGGTGTTGCACTATTTCTGCGATGTCCAAATCAAAAATCCTCAAGTGCTGGCCGAGACCATGCGTTTGACTACGAACGCCTTGCTCACCGACAAAGAGCTGCCCGTCAAGGTAGAGGCTGCAATTGGCCTTCAAATGTTCCTATCGTCACAGGATGAGGCGCCACGGTATGTGGAGTCGCAAATCAAGGAGATCACCAAGGAGCTGCTCACCATTATACGCGAGACCGAAAACGAAGACTTGACCAATGTCATGCAAAAGATTGTCTGCACATTCACGGAGCAACTGCTGCCAGTGGCCACAGAGATCTGTCAGCATTTGGCCACCACCTTTAGTCAGGTGCTCGAATCTGAGGAAGGCTCAGATGAAAAGGCCATTACAGCTATGGGACTTCTTAATACAATTGAAACGTTACTCAGCGTCATGGAGGAGCATCCTGATGTATTGCTCAATTTGCATCCCATTGTCATCAATGTGGTAGGCCATATATTCCAGCACAACATTACCGATTTCTATGAGGAAACCTTCTCGCTGGTCTATGACCTCACCGCCAAGTCCATCTCATCCGAGATGTGGCAAATGCTGGAATTAATTTATCAGGTGTTTAAAAAGGATGGCGTTGACTACTTTATCGATATTATGCCGGCACTACACAACTATGTGACAGTCGATACGCCTGCATTCCTATCCAATCCCAATCGTCTGCTCGCCATATTGGACATGTGCAAAACG ATGCTTACCAACAATCCAGGCGAGGATCCCGAATGCCATGCCGCCAAGCTTATGGAGGTTATTATATTGCAATGCAAGGGACAAATTGATTCGGTTATACACATGTTTGTCGAACTAGCTTTATCCCGTTTGACACGCGAGGTGCAGTCATCGGAGTTGCGTACCATGTGCCTGCAGGTGGTTATTGCGGCGCTCTATTACAATCCGCAGCTACTGCTCTCCATACTAGACAAGATGTCGCAGCCAAATAATGAACCAATTAGCTCGCATTTCATCAAGCAGTGGCTGCATGATACAGATTGTTTCCTGGG CATACACGATCGCAAACTTTGCGTGCTGGGTTTGTGCACGCTAATCTCGCTTGGTGACGCAAAGCCGCAGGTGCTAAGCGAAGTGGCGGTCAAGATCGTGCCGGCGCTCATACTGCTCTTTGATGGACTTAAGCGTGCTTACGAATCACGCGCACAggaagaggaggaggaagaagaAGATGAGGACAACGATGATTGCGAGG AAGCATTATCAAGCGATGAGGATGAAATGGACGACATGGCACCCAATTATTTGGACAAATTGGCGGACTTTGCGAAAACAAAAGGCACTGCCGCTGGATTTGAGGTAAAAGCTGAGCTCAAGGACGATGATGAGGACTCTGATGATGAAGCCGAGGAGTCTGTGGGTGATCTTAACGAAACTGGCCTTGAAACCTTTACGACACCAATTGATGACGAGGAAAATGACAGCGCCATTGATGAATACTGGACATTCAAGGAAGTTATAACTG CACTTTCCGCACAAGATCAGGTGTGGTACTCGCTGCTAACCTCTAATCTGACGCCTGACCAGGCCAAGGCTTTGCAGGAGGTGGTGGTCACAGCGGATCAGCGCAAGGCTGCCAAAGAGTCAAAGCTAATTGAAAAACAAGGCGGCTTTGCATTTCCACAAACCACCGTTCCCTCATCGTTCAAGTTCGGATCTTAA
- the LOC108600947 gene encoding importin-7 isoform X2 has protein sequence MEAQKLTELLRATIDPNPEQRKAAEDQLAQIHKIIGFVPTILQIVMQTTLEQPVRQAGAVYLKNLINSSWSDHETKPGEPIPFSIHEQDRAMIRSAIVDAIVHAPELIRVQLSVCVNTLIKADFPGRWPQVVDNISIYLQNPDVNGWNGALLTMYQLVKTYEYKRFEERTPLNEAMNLLLPMIYQLMMQLLNDQSEQSVLLQKQILKIYYALTQYSLPLELITKEIFSQWMEICRQIADRAVPDCTHLDDDERTEFPYWKTKKWALHIMVRMFERYGSPSNVVSEKYQKFAEWYLPTFSSGVLEVMLKILDQYRNRVYVSPRVLTDVLNYIKIAVSHAYTWKLIKPHMVAVIQDVVFPIMSFTDSDQELWESDPYEYIRLKFDIFEDYATPVPAAQSLLHSVCKKRKGILPKAMATIMQIITSPNADNKQKDGALHMIGTLADVLLKKEVYRDQVESMLTTYVFPEFQNPAGHMRARACWVLHYFCDVQIKNPQVLAETMRLTTNALLTDKELPVKVEAAIGLQMFLSSQDEAPRYVESQIKEITKELLTIIRETENEDLTNVMQKIVCTFTEQLLPVATEICQHLATTFSQVLESEEGSDEKAITAMGLLNTIETLLSVMEEHPDVLLNLHPIVINVVGHIFQHNITDFYEETFSLVYDLTAKSISSEMWQMLELIYQVFKKDGVDYFIDIMPALHNYVTVDTPAFLSNPNRLLAILDMCKTMLTNNPGEDPECHAAKLMEVIILQCKGQIDSVIHMFVELALSRLTREVQSSELRTMCLQVVIAALYYNPQLLLSILDKMSQPNNEPISSHFIKQWLHDTDCFLGIHDRKLCVLGLCTLISLGDAKPQVLSEVAVKIVPALILLFDGLKRAYESRAQEEEEEEEDEDNDDCEALSSDEDEMDDMAPNYLDKLADFAKTKGTAAGFEVKAELKDDDEDSDDEAEESVGDLNETGLETFTTPIDDEENDSAIDEYWTFKEVITALSAQDQVWYSLLTSNLTPDQAKALQEVVVTADQRKAAKESKLIEKQGGFAFPQTTVPSSFKFGS, from the exons ATGGAGGCACAAAAATTGACAGAACTGTTGCGCGCGACCATTGATCCGAATCCTGAGCAAAGGAAAGCGGCAGAGGATCAATTGGCACAA ATACACAAAATTATTGGCTTTGTGCCCACCATATTGCAAATAGTAATGCAAACAACACTGGAGCAGCCGGTGCGTCAAGCTGGTGCTGTCTATTTGAAGAATCtgatcaacagcagctggtCGGATCATGAAACGAAACCGGGTGAGCCTATACCTTTCTCCATACACGAGCAAGATAGAGCCATGATACGTAGCGCCATTGTGGATGCCATTGTGCATGCACCCGAATTGATCAG GGTGCAACTCTCTGTCTGCGTTAATACCCTCATCAAGGCCGATTTTCCTGGTCGATGGCCCCAGGTGGTAGATAACATTAGCATTTATCTACAAAATCCGGATGTAAATGGCTGGAATGGCGCCTTGCTTACCATGTATCAGTTGGTCAAGACCTATGAATATAAACGATTTGAAGAGCGCACACCATTGAACGAAGCAATGAATCTACTGTTGCCCATGATTTATCAGCTGATGATGCAGCTGCTTAATGATCAATCGGAGCAATCAGtgctgctgcaaaagcaaatactcAAAATCTATTATGCGCTTACACAATACAGTCTGCCATTGGAACTCATTACAAAGGAGATCTTCTCGCAGTGGATGGAGATTTGTCGTCAGATTGCGGACCGTGCTGTGCCTGATTGCACGCATCTGGATGACGATGAGCGCACCGAGTTTCCCTACTGGAAGACCAAAAAATGGGCACTACACATTATGGTGCGCATGTTTGAGCG ctatggAAGTCCCAGCAATGTGGTTAGCGAAAAGTATCAAAAGTTTGCCGAATGGTATCTACCCACATTTAGCTCGGGTGTGCTGGAAGTGATGCTTAAGATACTAGATCAGTATCGCAATCGTGTCTATGTGTCACCACGTGTGCTGACCGACGTTCTCAACTATATCAAGATTGC TGTGAGCCATGCCTACACCTGGAAACTCATCAAGCCACATATGGTGGCTGTCATACAGGATGTCGTCTTTCCGATTATGTCGTTTACGGACTCCGATCAGGAGCTCTGGGAGAGCGATCCGTATGAATATATACGCCTCAAGTTTGATATCTTTGAAGATTATGCTACACCTGTGCCAGCAGCGCAATCACTGCTGCATTCGGTCTGCAAGAAGCGGAAGGGCATACTGCCAAAGGCCATGGCCACCATTATGCAGATCATTACCTCACCAAATGCAGATAATAAGCAAAAGGATGGTGCATTGCATATGATTGGCACCCTGGCCGATGTGCTGCTTAAGAAGGAAGTGTATCGTGATCAGGTGGAATCTATGCTAACCACATATGTGTTTCCGGAATTCCAGAATCCGGCGGGTCATATGCGTGCGCGTGCATGCTGGGTGTTGCACTATTTCTGCGATGTCCAAATCAAAAATCCTCAAGTGCTGGCCGAGACCATGCGTTTGACTACGAACGCCTTGCTCACCGACAAAGAGCTGCCCGTCAAGGTAGAGGCTGCAATTGGCCTTCAAATGTTCCTATCGTCACAGGATGAGGCGCCACGGTATGTGGAGTCGCAAATCAAGGAGATCACCAAGGAGCTGCTCACCATTATACGCGAGACCGAAAACGAAGACTTGACCAATGTCATGCAAAAGATTGTCTGCACATTCACGGAGCAACTGCTGCCAGTGGCCACAGAGATCTGTCAGCATTTGGCCACCACCTTTAGTCAGGTGCTCGAATCTGAGGAAGGCTCAGATGAAAAGGCCATTACAGCTATGGGACTTCTTAATACAATTGAAACGTTACTCAGCGTCATGGAGGAGCATCCTGATGTATTGCTCAATTTGCATCCCATTGTCATCAATGTGGTAGGCCATATATTCCAGCACAACATTACCGATTTCTATGAGGAAACCTTCTCGCTGGTCTATGACCTCACCGCCAAGTCCATCTCATCCGAGATGTGGCAAATGCTGGAATTAATTTATCAGGTGTTTAAAAAGGATGGCGTTGACTACTTTATCGATATTATGCCGGCACTACACAACTATGTGACAGTCGATACGCCTGCATTCCTATCCAATCCCAATCGTCTGCTCGCCATATTGGACATGTGCAAAACG ATGCTTACCAACAATCCAGGCGAGGATCCCGAATGCCATGCCGCCAAGCTTATGGAGGTTATTATATTGCAATGCAAGGGACAAATTGATTCGGTTATACACATGTTTGTCGAACTAGCTTTATCCCGTTTGACACGCGAGGTGCAGTCATCGGAGTTGCGTACCATGTGCCTGCAGGTGGTTATTGCGGCGCTCTATTACAATCCGCAGCTACTGCTCTCCATACTAGACAAGATGTCGCAGCCAAATAATGAACCAATTAGCTCGCATTTCATCAAGCAGTGGCTGCATGATACAGATTGTTTCCTGGG CATACACGATCGCAAACTTTGCGTGCTGGGTTTGTGCACGCTAATCTCGCTTGGTGACGCAAAGCCGCAGGTGCTAAGCGAAGTGGCGGTCAAGATCGTGCCGGCGCTCATACTGCTCTTTGATGGACTTAAGCGTGCTTACGAATCACGCGCACAggaagaggaggaggaagaagaAGATGAGGACAACGATGATTGCGAGG CATTATCAAGCGATGAGGATGAAATGGACGACATGGCACCCAATTATTTGGACAAATTGGCGGACTTTGCGAAAACAAAAGGCACTGCCGCTGGATTTGAGGTAAAAGCTGAGCTCAAGGACGATGATGAGGACTCTGATGATGAAGCCGAGGAGTCTGTGGGTGATCTTAACGAAACTGGCCTTGAAACCTTTACGACACCAATTGATGACGAGGAAAATGACAGCGCCATTGATGAATACTGGACATTCAAGGAAGTTATAACTG CACTTTCCGCACAAGATCAGGTGTGGTACTCGCTGCTAACCTCTAATCTGACGCCTGACCAGGCCAAGGCTTTGCAGGAGGTGGTGGTCACAGCGGATCAGCGCAAGGCTGCCAAAGAGTCAAAGCTAATTGAAAAACAAGGCGGCTTTGCATTTCCACAAACCACCGTTCCCTCATCGTTCAAGTTCGGATCTTAA